The Juglans microcarpa x Juglans regia isolate MS1-56 chromosome 8S, Jm3101_v1.0, whole genome shotgun sequence genome has a window encoding:
- the LOC121244670 gene encoding kunitz trypsin inhibitor 5 produces the protein MVQTALLQLRARMLLLVFLFALATKPFPGAADAVPAPVLDISGNKLIVGVDYHILPVFRGRGGGLTLSSSRNKTCPLDVVQEQQEVFHGLPLKFIPVEPRKGVRVSTDLNIKFSAATICVQSPVWKLDSYDELTKQWFVTSGGVEGNPGRGTTSNWFKIEKYDDDYKIVFCPTVCSFCKVLCRDIGIYIVDGKRNLALSDVPFKVMFKKAS, from the coding sequence ATGGTACAGACTGCATTGCTGCAGCTGCGCGCGCGCATGCTACTACTCGTATTTCTCTTCGCTCTCGCAACAAAACCATTTCCTGGTGCTGCCGACGCTGTGCCAGCTCCAGTGCTCGACATATCCGGAAATAAGCTCATAGTAGGCGTTGATTATCATATATTGCCAGTTTTCCGCGGGAGAGGCGGAGGACTCACCCTTTCCAGCTCCAGGAACAAGACCTGCCCTCTCGATGTTGTCCAAGAACAGCAAGAGGTATTCCACGGTCTCCCCTTGAAGTTTATCCCTGTGGAACCCAGGAAAGGCGTACGCGTCTCCACAGACCTGAACATCAAGTTCTCTGCTGCCACCATTTGTGTTCAGTCGCCTGTATGGAAGCTTGACAGCTACGATGAATTGACAAAACAGTGGTTTGTCACGAGTGGTGGGGTTGAAGGCAACCCGGGTCGTGGAACGACCAGCAACTGGTTTAAGATCGAGAAATACGATGATGATTACAAGATTGTTTTCTGTCCTACGGTGTGCAGTTTCTGCAAGGTTTTGTGCAGAGATATTGGGATTTATATCGTGGACGGGAAAAGGAATCTGGCTCTGAGTGATGTGCCGTTCAAGGTTATGTTCAAGAAAGCTAGCTAA